Proteins from a single region of Chryseomicrobium sp. FSL W7-1435:
- the hemL gene encoding glutamate-1-semialdehyde 2,1-aminomutase encodes MTRTYTKSQQAFEQAKDLMPGGVNSPVRAFKSVNMEPIFMEKGKGAIVTDIDGNDYIDYVLSWGPLILGHTNDKVVSEIQRVAQLGSSFGASTLIENEMAKLVMDRVPSIEMIRMVSSGTEATMSALRLARGFTGRNKILKFEGSYHGHGDSLLIKAGSGVATLGLPDSPGVPESVAKNTLTVPFNDLETVKEVFNHFGDDIAAIITEPVAGNMGVVPPQPGFLEGLRAITEEHGALLIFDEVMTGFRVDYGCAQGFYGVKPDITCLGKVIGGGLPVGAFGGRRDIMEQIAPAGSVYQAGTLSGNPLAMAAGYATLSQLTPESYEYFQKLGDRLEEGFRQVATEFNIPHTVNRAGSMIGFFFTNEEVTNYDQAKTSDLNLFADVYRLMAEQGVYLPPSQFEGLFLSTAHTEAHIDQTIAAFREAFKQLKG; translated from the coding sequence ATGACGAGAACGTACACGAAATCTCAGCAAGCATTTGAACAAGCAAAAGATTTGATGCCTGGTGGCGTGAACAGTCCTGTTCGTGCATTTAAATCTGTGAACATGGAACCTATCTTCATGGAAAAAGGCAAAGGCGCTATTGTCACGGACATCGACGGCAATGACTACATCGATTATGTATTGTCTTGGGGACCTCTGATTCTAGGCCACACGAATGACAAAGTGGTATCTGAAATTCAACGCGTTGCCCAGCTTGGTTCAAGTTTTGGAGCTTCTACCCTCATTGAAAACGAAATGGCGAAGTTAGTCATGGACCGCGTTCCTTCGATCGAAATGATTCGTATGGTGTCATCGGGTACAGAGGCTACAATGTCGGCACTACGTTTAGCTCGCGGATTTACAGGCCGCAACAAAATTTTGAAATTTGAAGGAAGCTACCACGGTCACGGGGACAGCTTGTTGATTAAAGCTGGTTCAGGTGTGGCAACATTAGGTCTTCCGGATTCACCAGGAGTGCCTGAGTCAGTTGCGAAAAACACATTAACCGTGCCATTTAATGACCTAGAAACCGTCAAAGAGGTATTCAATCACTTTGGAGATGACATCGCAGCGATCATCACAGAACCAGTGGCAGGGAACATGGGAGTTGTCCCACCGCAACCTGGATTCTTAGAAGGCTTGCGTGCGATAACAGAAGAGCACGGCGCACTACTTATCTTTGATGAGGTTATGACAGGCTTCCGTGTAGATTACGGCTGTGCACAGGGCTTTTACGGCGTAAAGCCGGACATTACGTGTCTTGGTAAAGTCATCGGTGGTGGCTTACCAGTAGGTGCGTTTGGTGGACGTCGCGACATCATGGAGCAAATCGCTCCTGCGGGTTCTGTGTACCAAGCGGGAACATTATCAGGAAATCCTCTAGCTATGGCAGCAGGGTATGCGACTTTATCTCAATTAACACCAGAGAGCTATGAGTACTTCCAAAAACTTGGTGACCGTCTTGAAGAAGGCTTCCGTCAAGTGGCGACTGAGTTCAATATTCCTCACACAGTAAACCGCGCAGGTTCCATGATCGGCTTCTTCTTTACAAACGAAGAAGTGACAAATTACGACCAGGCGAAAACGTCAGATTTGAACTTGTTTGCTGATGTTTACCGTTTGATGGCCGAGCAAGGCGTTTACTTGCCACCATCCCAGTTTGAAGGATTATTCTTATCAACAGCTCATACAGAAGCTCATATCGACCAAACGATTGCAGCGTTCCGTGAAGCGTTTAAGCAACTTAAAGGATAA
- a CDS encoding valine--tRNA ligase: MTNEIEMPTKYDPQSIEQGRYDWWLQGKYFEAHPEGDKQPYTIVIPPPNVTGKLHLGHAWDTTLQDIITRMKRMQGYDALWLPGMDHAGIATQAKVEEKLRAEGKTRYDLGREAFVEETWKWKEEYAGHIRAQWSKLGLGLDYSRERFTLDEGLSHAVREVFVKLYEKDLIYRGEYIINWDPATKTALSDIEVIHKEIEGAFYHMHYPLTDGTGSIDVATTRPETMLGDTAVAVHPEDERYKHLIGKTVTLPIVGREIPIVADDYVDMEFGSGAVKITPAHDPNDFEIGNRHNLERVLVMNEDGSMNGNAGKYEGMDRFECRKQIVKDLQEMDVLFKIETHVHSVGHSERSGAVVEPYLSTQWFVRMKPLAQQAMDIQDTDGKVNFIPERFENTYMRWMENLHDWCISRQLWWGHRIPAWYHKETGEVFVGHEAPEDLENWRQEDDVLDTWFSSALWPFSTMGWPDGTNEEFKKYYPTNTLVTGYDIIAFWVSRMIFQGVEFTGERPFKDVLIHGLVRDAEGRKMSKSLGNGVDPMDVISEYGADSLRYFLSTGSSPGQDLRYSTEKVEAVWNFANKIWNASRFALMNMDGLKYEEIDLTGEKSVADAWILTRLNETIETVTRLSERYEFGEVGRALYNFIWDDFCDWYIEMAKLPLYGEDEAAKKLTRSVLAHVLDQTMRLLHPFMPFITEEIWQNLPHQGDSIVTASWPTVRDDLNFPEQAEEMKLLSEIIRSVRAIRAEVQTPMSKKVPLILSAKDEKALATLENNAAYIEKFCNPETLEIGLRIDAPEKAMSAVVTGAELFLPLQGLIDIEAELARLEKELAKWEKEVKLVQGKLSNERFVSKAPEAVVAEERAKEADYLEKRDTVIKRLEELKNL; encoded by the coding sequence ATGACAAACGAAATTGAAATGCCGACCAAGTACGATCCGCAGTCAATCGAACAAGGACGCTATGACTGGTGGTTACAAGGGAAATACTTTGAAGCTCATCCAGAAGGCGACAAGCAGCCGTATACGATCGTGATTCCACCGCCGAACGTAACAGGAAAGCTCCATTTAGGACACGCTTGGGACACAACACTGCAAGACATCATCACTCGTATGAAGCGTATGCAAGGTTACGACGCTTTATGGTTACCGGGGATGGACCATGCAGGGATTGCCACACAAGCAAAAGTAGAAGAAAAGCTTCGTGCTGAGGGCAAGACACGCTACGACCTTGGACGAGAAGCATTTGTCGAAGAGACATGGAAATGGAAAGAAGAATATGCAGGACACATTCGTGCACAGTGGTCGAAGCTTGGTTTAGGACTTGATTACTCTCGTGAACGCTTTACATTAGATGAAGGCTTGTCTCATGCAGTGCGCGAAGTATTCGTGAAGCTTTACGAGAAGGACTTGATCTACCGCGGTGAATACATCATCAACTGGGATCCAGCAACGAAAACGGCCCTTTCAGATATCGAAGTCATCCACAAAGAAATCGAGGGTGCTTTCTATCATATGCACTACCCGCTAACAGATGGAACAGGCTCCATCGATGTAGCGACAACACGGCCTGAAACGATGCTAGGGGATACTGCGGTTGCCGTTCACCCAGAAGACGAGCGCTACAAGCACTTGATCGGAAAAACGGTGACACTGCCAATCGTTGGACGTGAAATTCCAATCGTTGCAGACGATTACGTGGACATGGAATTCGGAAGCGGTGCTGTAAAAATCACGCCAGCTCATGACCCGAATGACTTTGAAATCGGTAATCGCCACAATTTAGAACGTGTTCTTGTGATGAACGAGGACGGGTCGATGAATGGCAATGCTGGTAAGTATGAAGGAATGGACCGTTTTGAATGCCGTAAGCAAATCGTCAAAGATCTGCAAGAGATGGACGTATTGTTCAAAATTGAAACGCATGTGCACTCTGTAGGGCATTCAGAGCGCAGTGGAGCTGTCGTAGAACCTTACCTGTCGACTCAATGGTTCGTTCGCATGAAGCCTCTTGCACAGCAAGCTATGGACATTCAAGATACAGACGGAAAAGTAAACTTCATTCCAGAGCGTTTCGAAAATACGTATATGCGCTGGATGGAAAACTTGCATGACTGGTGTATCTCTCGTCAGCTTTGGTGGGGCCACCGCATTCCGGCTTGGTACCACAAAGAAACTGGAGAGGTTTTCGTTGGACACGAGGCTCCGGAAGATTTAGAAAACTGGCGACAAGAAGACGATGTACTGGATACTTGGTTCTCGTCTGCTCTATGGCCGTTTTCAACAATGGGCTGGCCTGATGGTACGAACGAAGAGTTCAAAAAATATTACCCAACCAATACACTTGTGACGGGGTATGACATTATTGCCTTCTGGGTTTCTCGAATGATCTTCCAAGGTGTTGAATTTACCGGAGAGCGCCCGTTCAAAGATGTGCTGATTCATGGATTAGTGCGTGATGCAGAAGGCCGCAAAATGTCGAAATCACTGGGTAATGGTGTGGATCCAATGGATGTCATCAGTGAGTACGGTGCCGATTCACTTCGTTACTTCTTATCAACTGGGTCTTCACCAGGACAAGACCTTCGCTACTCTACTGAAAAGGTAGAAGCGGTTTGGAACTTTGCCAACAAGATTTGGAATGCTTCCCGTTTTGCGTTAATGAATATGGACGGCTTGAAGTATGAAGAAATCGATTTAACGGGTGAAAAATCAGTTGCGGATGCTTGGATTTTAACGCGTTTGAATGAAACGATTGAAACGGTGACACGTCTGTCTGAACGCTACGAGTTCGGGGAAGTCGGCCGTGCGCTGTACAACTTCATCTGGGATGATTTCTGTGATTGGTACATCGAAATGGCGAAATTGCCTCTTTACGGAGAAGATGAAGCAGCGAAGAAACTGACACGTTCGGTTCTAGCTCATGTGCTTGATCAGACAATGCGCCTGTTGCACCCATTCATGCCATTCATCACGGAAGAGATTTGGCAGAACTTGCCGCATCAAGGAGACTCCATCGTGACAGCCAGTTGGCCAACAGTTCGCGACGATTTGAATTTCCCTGAGCAAGCGGAAGAAATGAAGTTGCTTTCTGAAATCATTCGTTCGGTACGTGCGATTCGTGCAGAAGTACAGACGCCAATGAGCAAAAAAGTGCCATTGATTTTGTCTGCAAAAGACGAAAAAGCACTGGCAACACTTGAAAACAACGCAGCGTATATCGAAAAGTTCTGTAATCCAGAAACACTAGAGATCGGCTTACGAATTGATGCACCTGAAAAAGCGATGTCGGCTGTTGTGACAGGGGCTGAACTTTTCTTACCACTTCAAGGCTTGATTGACATTGAGGCAGAGCTTGCTCGTCTTGAAAAAGAACTGGCGAAATGGGAAAAAGAAGTGAAACTTGTTCAAGGGAAGCTATCGAATGAACGCTTTGTTTCAAAAGCTCCAGAAGCCGTTGTTGCGGAAGAACGTGCGAAAGAAGCGGATTATCTTGAGAAGCGCGATACGGTTATCAAACGATTAGAAGAACTGAAAAACCTATAA
- a CDS encoding folylpolyglutamate synthase/dihydrofolate synthase family protein, with protein sequence MYTNLQECLDFVFSIRSSTYKRTPLEMIEDILQDLGNPHHTFKTIHFAGSNGKGSTLNAVDSILKDANLQVGVFTSPHIHHVNERIRINEVQIPDDKLLDYLNQVLEIVENKYDGKYPTFFGIITIVAYLHFAEQQVDVALIETGIGGLRDSTNVITPLVSVITTVSYDHTDVLGDTIQEIASEKAGIIKPGVPVVSSVKNPEAQQVIRDTATEKNAPLQQLEDDMKVSNVRLENGYQLFDLEIGEDRLEDIALSMFGIHQAENAGLAITAIRALEPTFTISNDAIYSGLKKAKWAGRFEKFGDHIVIDGAHNPEGMTMLLQTLTNVYPEFNYHFLYAALEEKDNASSVAMVDQVASTITFTSFHHAGATPKDKLVEYSSHTEKTAVDNWKKVIEDFETNHSATDVLVITGSLYFMSEVREFLLTKKF encoded by the coding sequence ATGTACACTAACTTACAAGAATGCCTAGACTTCGTATTTTCCATTCGCTCAAGTACATACAAACGCACACCACTGGAGATGATCGAGGATATTTTACAAGACCTCGGCAACCCTCACCATACATTCAAAACAATTCATTTTGCTGGCTCTAATGGCAAGGGATCCACGCTAAATGCAGTCGATTCGATTTTAAAAGATGCTAACTTGCAAGTCGGTGTCTTCACATCACCCCATATTCACCATGTCAATGAACGAATTCGCATCAATGAAGTGCAAATACCAGACGATAAATTGCTCGATTACTTAAACCAAGTTTTAGAAATAGTCGAGAACAAATACGATGGCAAATACCCAACATTTTTCGGAATTATCACGATTGTGGCTTACCTACATTTTGCGGAGCAACAAGTAGATGTCGCTTTGATAGAAACAGGTATTGGTGGTTTACGAGATTCAACAAACGTGATCACACCGCTTGTTTCCGTTATCACAACAGTTTCTTACGATCACACAGACGTTTTGGGAGATACGATTCAAGAAATCGCTTCTGAAAAAGCGGGAATCATCAAACCTGGCGTTCCGGTCGTCTCAAGTGTCAAAAACCCAGAAGCTCAGCAAGTCATCCGAGATACTGCTACAGAAAAAAATGCACCACTTCAACAGCTCGAAGACGACATGAAAGTTTCCAATGTGCGTCTGGAGAATGGCTACCAACTATTCGACCTTGAGATAGGAGAAGATCGTTTAGAGGATATTGCCTTATCCATGTTCGGAATTCACCAAGCTGAAAATGCTGGCTTAGCCATCACAGCGATTCGTGCATTGGAGCCAACATTTACGATTTCTAACGATGCGATCTATTCAGGTCTTAAAAAAGCAAAATGGGCAGGGCGTTTTGAAAAGTTCGGTGACCATATCGTCATTGACGGTGCCCACAATCCAGAAGGCATGACGATGCTTCTTCAAACACTGACAAATGTTTACCCAGAGTTCAATTACCACTTCCTTTACGCAGCTCTTGAGGAAAAAGACAATGCGTCAAGCGTAGCGATGGTCGATCAAGTAGCTTCGACGATTACTTTCACGAGCTTCCATCACGCAGGAGCTACACCGAAAGACAAACTTGTGGAGTATTCTTCGCATACAGAGAAAACGGCTGTAGATAATTGGAAGAAAGTTATCGAAGATTTCGAAACCAATCACTCGGCTACAGATGTTCTAGTGATCACGGGTTCTCTTTACTTTATGAGTGAAGTGCGAGAATTCTTACTGACGAAGAAATTCTAA
- a CDS encoding Mur ligase family protein, translating to MKIPGLDVFKEKWGIASRSTIEPGLDRMQRVLKQLGNPETFDRIIHVAGTNGKGSTIAFLKALCESHGIRYGAFQSPAIVDVHDQLVVNGQPITPKQLDTALELLAQVEEAKTLTDFELLTICAFIHFRSQDVDVWILETGMGGRFDSTNVVPKSIAVITSLSIDHTNFLGTTLDEIGYHKAGIIKEGSTVVLPETIYLAPFEKEAAIKNATLFSMIPLDDEVELSLVGAHQRMNATLACTALSKLFTLTTDKLLTGLKGAYIPFRMEKLSDNIYLDGAHNVESAQKLVETIRTNFQDKPVHIVMGILADKEFEAVLRELEKVAETMTFVEFSHERALEPNRLVDLCRIKNKRMATIDQIELNSLKSVNDRYFITGSLYFLSEWRFKNSS from the coding sequence ATGAAAATTCCAGGGCTTGATGTCTTTAAAGAAAAGTGGGGAATTGCTAGTCGCTCAACAATTGAACCGGGACTTGATCGGATGCAACGCGTCTTGAAGCAGCTTGGAAATCCTGAAACATTCGACCGAATTATTCATGTCGCGGGAACGAACGGAAAAGGTTCCACGATTGCCTTTCTAAAGGCTTTATGTGAAAGTCATGGAATTCGTTACGGTGCATTTCAATCGCCTGCGATTGTCGATGTCCATGATCAGTTAGTTGTAAATGGACAGCCTATTACTCCCAAGCAACTTGATACAGCCCTTGAACTATTGGCACAGGTTGAAGAAGCGAAGACCTTGACCGATTTCGAACTGCTGACAATCTGTGCTTTTATTCACTTTCGCAGTCAAGATGTGGACGTCTGGATTCTAGAAACAGGCATGGGTGGACGTTTTGATAGCACCAATGTCGTACCAAAAAGTATTGCCGTTATTACCAGCTTGTCCATTGATCATACGAACTTTTTAGGAACCACACTCGATGAAATAGGTTACCACAAAGCAGGGATTATAAAAGAAGGTTCCACTGTTGTTTTACCAGAAACGATTTATTTAGCGCCGTTTGAGAAAGAAGCAGCTATAAAAAATGCTACTCTTTTTTCAATGATCCCACTAGATGATGAAGTTGAATTGTCGTTAGTGGGTGCCCATCAACGGATGAACGCTACTCTTGCTTGCACAGCTCTCAGTAAGCTCTTCACATTAACTACTGATAAATTACTCACTGGATTGAAGGGAGCGTATATTCCCTTTCGCATGGAGAAACTCTCCGACAATATTTATTTAGACGGTGCGCACAATGTCGAAAGTGCTCAAAAGTTAGTCGAAACTATTCGAACAAACTTTCAAGATAAACCGGTCCATATCGTAATGGGAATCTTAGCAGACAAAGAGTTCGAAGCGGTCTTACGAGAACTGGAAAAAGTTGCCGAAACAATGACGTTTGTCGAATTCTCCCATGAACGCGCACTTGAGCCGAATAGACTAGTTGATTTGTGTCGAATTAAAAACAAACGAATGGCAACTATTGATCAAATAGAGTTAAATAGTTTAAAAAGTGTTAATGATAGGTATTTTATCACGGGTTCATTATACTTTTTAAGTGAATGGCGATTCAAAAACAGTAGTTAA
- a CDS encoding diguanylate cyclase → MKFSNRTKRFIVMLYIFTGLPLMALLLFAFPSQPIDWVIFSLMFILALATTAIPFHIGNTTIFLSQWVTVAAFLQYGVGIEMILVQFSILPMLFRVRFLTDLPYRILFSSWMFVLVSLLSASAAHAIGYTVGETSIGMIIAGATTFLIVSLVSNHIILYGRDRILGSKDRFFSRDAAWDYTGGMITLPFAISLYVLENEIGWIAFMLLGIPFLLITYVMRMYNTAERANIALSKASAFGHEMADRLSVNQIVDMFMKRVAELFPLDAIYIVDNLKGRYVVLRAVVDKEEVTIEVESESIQNSFIHSYFSRSEKHCFGKASEWREDAPDFLEKDMNSLLIVPIHRNKKTEGMVILSARKKYAFEKYQMDIVHLLSTYFAVSLEKAKYVHAAVEKSETCALTGLYNYRYLDKKLEIEQNRLDTNPHLYLSALMLDIDHFKQINDQYGHHAGNSVLKDFARLLKNHVPEDGTIARYGGEEFVILLPHMTKQDAAELGEKIRKEVQTTSFLIDSDLSKNRQDEIIYLTVSIGVSNAPEDTDETITMLRNADRALYIGAKQAGRNRVAEYSN, encoded by the coding sequence GTGAAATTCAGTAATCGAACGAAACGGTTCATTGTAATGCTTTATATTTTTACCGGATTACCGCTAATGGCCCTCTTACTCTTTGCTTTCCCAAGTCAACCAATTGACTGGGTTATTTTTTCGTTAATGTTTATTCTCGCTTTAGCAACTACCGCAATTCCTTTTCACATCGGTAATACTACTATCTTCTTATCCCAATGGGTCACTGTAGCTGCTTTCCTTCAATATGGTGTAGGAATTGAAATGATTCTTGTTCAGTTTTCCATCCTACCGATGCTTTTCCGAGTTCGATTTTTAACAGACTTACCTTATCGAATTTTATTTAGTTCCTGGATGTTTGTGCTTGTATCCTTACTTTCAGCAAGTGCCGCACACGCCATCGGGTATACGGTAGGGGAGACGAGCATTGGCATGATCATTGCCGGTGCCACCACATTCCTGATTGTGAGCCTTGTTTCAAATCATATAATTCTTTATGGCCGCGATCGAATACTCGGCAGTAAAGACCGGTTCTTTTCCAGAGATGCTGCGTGGGATTATACTGGAGGGATGATTACATTACCTTTTGCTATTTCCCTCTACGTGCTGGAAAATGAAATTGGTTGGATTGCCTTTATGCTCCTCGGAATTCCTTTTTTACTGATCACCTACGTGATGCGTATGTACAACACCGCAGAACGGGCAAATATTGCTTTATCAAAAGCTAGTGCATTTGGTCATGAGATGGCCGACAGATTGAGTGTCAATCAAATCGTCGACATGTTTATGAAGCGTGTGGCAGAACTGTTCCCGCTCGATGCCATCTACATTGTTGATAATTTAAAAGGCCGCTATGTTGTACTCCGAGCTGTTGTGGACAAAGAAGAAGTTACAATTGAAGTAGAGTCAGAATCGATACAGAACTCATTCATTCATTCTTATTTTAGTCGATCAGAAAAACATTGCTTTGGGAAAGCTTCTGAATGGAGAGAAGATGCGCCTGATTTTCTTGAGAAAGATATGAACAGCTTGTTAATTGTTCCTATCCATCGCAACAAAAAGACAGAAGGAATGGTCATTTTATCTGCGCGAAAGAAATATGCGTTTGAAAAATACCAGATGGACATTGTTCACTTATTGTCGACGTACTTTGCAGTTTCTTTAGAAAAAGCAAAATACGTCCATGCAGCTGTTGAGAAAAGTGAGACATGTGCTCTGACCGGACTTTATAATTATCGCTATTTAGATAAAAAGCTAGAAATTGAGCAAAACCGCTTAGATACGAATCCACATCTTTATTTATCTGCACTTATGTTAGATATTGACCACTTTAAACAAATTAACGATCAATATGGCCATCATGCCGGAAATAGTGTATTAAAAGATTTTGCGCGTTTATTAAAAAATCATGTTCCAGAGGATGGAACGATTGCACGCTATGGTGGAGAAGAGTTTGTCATTCTATTACCGCACATGACGAAACAAGATGCCGCTGAACTAGGTGAGAAGATTCGAAAAGAAGTTCAAACCACTTCTTTTTTAATAGATTCGGACCTCTCCAAAAATCGACAAGATGAAATCATTTATTTGACGGTCTCGATTGGTGTTTCAAATGCACCAGAAGATACCGATGAAACAATCACAATGCTACGAAACGCCGATCGCGCGCTCTACATTGGAGCGAAGCAGGCGGGGCGGAATCGTGTAGCGGAATATAGTAACTAA